Genomic DNA from Vibrio vulnificus CMCP6:
CGGTAAAGCATTAGGAAACTTGCCAGAAGGCACAAAACTACCTTGGCATCGGGTGATCAACAGCCAAGGCAGAATTTCGTTGCAGGGTTCGGATCTCAATCGTCAACGCCAATTGTTGCTGGCTGAACAGATTGAAGTGAGTGAGATAGGAAAAATAAGTTTAAAAAAATACCGATGGCAACCATAGTCGCCATCAGTATCAAAATTGGGGCATCAAAATTCGATTGTTGTGGTGTTGAGCACCTTGTCGTGATTAACGAACGCCCACAACCATGATTTCAACATTATGTGTGTTCGCCTCGTCAGTGATGACAGGAACGATGGTGTCACTGATAAAACGTAAACGTCCATTGACTTCGATACGCGCACGTACGTTGTAACGGTGATTAGCAATGATCTTTTTGCTGTCATAAGCAAGATCGAACGACAGCGGGACTTGTTTACCATTGGTAATAAACTTGTGCTTTGCGATCACTTTGGCAGGCGCATCAGCCAGTGAGACATCTTCCAAAACCAGGGTGACAGCCGCGTCTTCTGGTAAGGCAATACGCTCACGATAAAAAACCGTCCCACTGATGGTTTGGATACCTTGGTCTTTCACTAATGGCTCCGAAGTCTGGCAACCCGCTAACAAAGCACCAAAGAACACTGACATCATCACTAAGATTATTTTTTTCATAGAGCCTCACTCATTAATAAATTCGCGACGATTATAGTTTGAGCACGTCACTCTGTCTTGTGGATCAAATGTTTATTGACAATAGTTTGACTAAGTTAAAAATATTCACCGTTGTTAATTGCGTTATACTCAACGCAGTTACTTGAATCAAAGTGACAAACCCATGTGTTAAAGAGAGGAATCAACCAACATGAGTAAACCCTTAAACGAGTTACTAAGTTTGCTGCAACTTGAAAAACTGGAAGAAGGACTGTTCAGGGGTCAAAGTGAGAATCTTGGTTTACCACAAGTGTATGGAGGCCAAGTGTTGGGGCAGGCCTTATCGGCGGCTCGCTATACGGTGTCTGACGACCGCACGGTGCATTCGTTTCACAGCTATTTTCTCTATCCTGGCGATCCAGAAAAAGCCATCATCTACGATGTTGAGATTTTAAGAGACGGTAAAAGTTTCAGCACTCGCCGTGTTAAAGCGATCCAAAATGGACGCCCAATATTCTATCTCACCGCTTCCTACCATGGTGAAGCACCGGGGTTTGAACACCAAAATACCATGCCCGATATTCCAGGGCCGGAAAATTTCATGTCTGAATCGGAACTCGCCAGTCATATTGCTGAGTTTCTTCCCGCGAAGCTGAGACAAACCTTTTGTGGTGAGAAACCGATTGAGACCAGACCTGTCACCGTCATCAACCCGCTTAATCCTAAAAAGGCCGAGCCAAAACAGTATCTCTGGATACGCGCCAACGGTGAGATGCCCGACAGTCAATTGATCCACCAGTATCTATTAGCCTACGCGTCCGATTGGGGCTTTTTAGTCACGGCATTACATCCACACGAAGTTTCGCTCATGACACCGAAATTCCAAGTGGCAACCATCGATCATTCGATCTGGTTCCACCGCCCATTTAAGATGGATGAGTGGCTGCTCTATGCCATCGAAAGCCCAACTGCCTCGAATACCAGAGGACTTGTCCGTGGCGAGATCTACAATCAGCAAGGTCACTTAGTGGCCACCGCGGTGCAAGAAGGGGTGATGCGCTTTATCGATAAAAAATAACAGCGCAGGTTATTTGCCCCTTGAACAAAGAAGGAGCGCATCGGCGCTCCTTTTTGATCGTCCCTCTCTCATTTCTTTGAGAAGTTATTCAGGTTGATAGTGAAATTGAAGGGTTACCCATTCATACAAGGTTCTTGGGTCACCATAGGTGAGGCTAGATACCACTTCTTCCTCTCTTGGGTAACGGCCACCATCGCTCTCTGGTAAAAATCGGCGCTCGCCTTTGCGATAAAAAATCATCGGGCGTACCAGCTCATAAGCTTGCTTCTCTAGATGAGTGTCATCCACCACCGTAACTCGCGTCATTCGCAACGTACGAGACCCATCTTCGCAGTATCCTGGTGCATCAAATGCAACCGCTTTGAATGGTTCAATATTGTCAGGGTCTAACTTAGTGGCGCAATCATCAAAACGGGCAATATGCAGCATCAATTGACGTCGTTCAGTGAGTACATCGGAGCCAATAGGTTTCACTCTCACGATGGCAATCATACCTTCACCGTACTCTTTGAACTGTTCATCGGTTGGTCGCAACAAGCGATCAACACCCATCAACCCAAATTGAGATTCTTGCAGACTAGCAAATTCAGAACCACTCAGTTTACTGATAATGACCGTCTGCTTCTCGGTAAGAGTATGGTTAGAATCCGCTTGCTCCGCTTTCGGTGCGTTCAAGGTAAAGTTCAGAGACGTTTGGCTCAGAGCAAGATAGTCTCTCGTCTCATCTTCACTCACGACAATAGATGCCACTTGATCTTGGCTGTCCCCCAGATAGTCCTTGAGCGTTATCACGCCGCTGATAGGATCCACGGAGATGGTGCTATCAGACAGCATCGTTTTGTAGCTGCGCGTACCTATCGGTGAGCGCATCGCCAAACTAACCTGCTTGAAGGGCACAAAATCAATGCTCTGCGGCTTGTAATCAAGCGCTTTGGCCGCGGCCTTGCTAATCGTCCCCGTTACACGCTTGGTCACTGTTTTATAGTTGCGAGCAGAAACCGTTGCTTCAATTTCGAAGCTCCCTGCATGCAGCATACTTACAGATCCCTCAGTACCGGAAGTGAGTTTTACTGTTGGATCGGCTTGATTGATCAAGCGGTAGCTGCGTTTATCCATCACAAGTGAAAGAGACGGCACAATCGTTTTGTTCTCTTCAAAGATCGTATTTGGATAATGAATCTCAACCGGGTTATCGGCGGGTAAGACGCGAGCGGTAAAACTGGTTTCACCTGCATTCACACCACTACTGCCTGTGTCTTTAACGATGACTCG
This window encodes:
- a CDS encoding DNA base-flipping protein — translated: MDHFLPQIFAVIQQIPFGKVTTYGEIARMAGFPGYARHVGKALGNLPEGTKLPWHRVINSQGRISLQGSDLNRQRQLLLAEQIEVSEIGKISLKKYRWQP
- the tesB gene encoding acyl-CoA thioesterase II is translated as MSKPLNELLSLLQLEKLEEGLFRGQSENLGLPQVYGGQVLGQALSAARYTVSDDRTVHSFHSYFLYPGDPEKAIIYDVEILRDGKSFSTRRVKAIQNGRPIFYLTASYHGEAPGFEHQNTMPDIPGPENFMSESELASHIAEFLPAKLRQTFCGEKPIETRPVTVINPLNPKKAEPKQYLWIRANGEMPDSQLIHQYLLAYASDWGFLVTALHPHEVSLMTPKFQVATIDHSIWFHRPFKMDEWLLYAIESPTASNTRGLVRGEIYNQQGHLVATAVQEGVMRFIDKK
- a CDS encoding YbaY family lipoprotein; its protein translation is MKKIILVMMSVFFGALLAGCQTSEPLVKDQGIQTISGTVFYRERIALPEDAAVTLVLEDVSLADAPAKVIAKHKFITNGKQVPLSFDLAYDSKKIIANHRYNVRARIEVNGRLRFISDTIVPVITDEANTHNVEIMVVGVR